The following are encoded together in the Thermococcus sibiricus MM 739 genome:
- a CDS encoding pyridoxal phosphate-dependent aminotransferase, which produces MTKLNSFVLSKRSKETPPSGIRKIFNKAMFLEDVIHLEIGEPDFDTPQYIKEAGCKAILNKYTHYTHNAGLLELREAIADYYRSTQNVDISLENTLVSIGGTGALLLSLLAIVDIGDEVLLPNPGYPPYTSMVKMIGAIPKYYSLKENESFLPNIEEIENIITNNTKVIIINTPNNPTGIVYPSNILRRISELAEDYDLVVISDEVYERLIFDNLNHYSILKFSEEGNVIVIGSFSKSYAMTGWRVGFAVSNNVKIIKSMTELQEHVAICAPAMAQKAAFVALSESQEEAENMVKQYEKRRNLVVSLLNEFPNVSFVKPQGAFYLFLNISHYSKDSYKFAEELLLKKKVAVAPGATFGSLGEGYVRISFANSEENIEEGVKRLKEFLMELK; this is translated from the coding sequence ATGACTAAGCTGAATAGTTTTGTACTCTCTAAACGATCCAAAGAGACTCCGCCATCTGGAATTAGGAAAATATTCAACAAAGCAATGTTTCTAGAGGATGTTATTCATTTAGAAATAGGTGAACCCGACTTTGACACTCCCCAATACATTAAAGAAGCTGGTTGTAAGGCGATTTTAAATAAGTATACTCATTATACACATAATGCCGGACTTTTGGAGTTACGAGAAGCCATAGCTGATTATTACAGATCAACTCAAAATGTTGATATTTCGTTAGAAAATACCTTAGTAAGCATTGGAGGTACTGGAGCATTATTACTTTCCCTATTAGCCATTGTGGATATTGGGGATGAAGTTCTACTCCCAAATCCTGGCTACCCCCCATACACCTCCATGGTCAAAATGATAGGAGCTATCCCAAAATACTACTCACTAAAGGAAAACGAATCTTTCCTACCAAATATAGAAGAGATAGAAAATATTATCACAAATAACACAAAAGTCATTATCATAAACACTCCTAATAATCCAACTGGTATAGTATATCCCTCAAATATTCTTAGGAGAATCTCAGAACTAGCTGAAGATTATGATCTTGTAGTAATTTCAGATGAAGTTTATGAAAGGTTGATTTTTGACAACCTCAACCATTACAGTATATTAAAATTCAGTGAAGAAGGAAATGTGATAGTGATAGGAAGTTTCTCCAAGTCATATGCCATGACCGGTTGGAGAGTAGGCTTTGCGGTGAGTAACAACGTTAAAATCATCAAATCCATGACCGAATTGCAAGAACATGTTGCTATATGCGCACCTGCAATGGCTCAGAAAGCTGCTTTTGTTGCCTTAAGCGAATCACAAGAAGAAGCCGAAAACATGGTTAAACAATACGAAAAACGTCGTAATTTGGTAGTTTCCCTTTTAAATGAATTCCCAAACGTATCCTTTGTTAAACCTCAGGGTGCATTCTACTTATTTCTAAATATCTCTCATTATTCCAAAGACTCGTACAAATTTGCAGAAGAATTACTCCTAAAAAAGAAAGTGGCTGTTGCTCCGGGTGCAACATTTGGTTCATTAGGAGAGGGATACGTGAGGATTTCATTCGCAAATTCTGAAGAAAATATAGAAGAAGGAGTGAAAAGACTAAAGGAATTTTTAATGGAGCTAAAATAG
- a CDS encoding DMT family transporter, whose product MDTLIGALLALIAAFGWGTASVLIKLGMRNKGAITVNIIRLYITTSVYLSIFLIAGKYKGILSLSPEIILVTFISGLFGFVIGDYFYFNALKLMGVSKTVPITSSYPLWTMLWAWMFFGKKITTQTLLGALFIFLAIVIVRKGGLEERLSPKGFVYAILAPISWSIAIVLLDFLSLYIDPFSLAGLRMISAAIGISVFLPKHSKELKVVTKNEIGVLSGAALVGLIIGQYAFVKSVSFVGSHISTPISAINPIISSLLAVTLLKEPPNSKIFVGLILAVVGVVLISTVH is encoded by the coding sequence ATGGATACCTTAATAGGAGCTCTGTTAGCATTGATAGCTGCATTTGGATGGGGAACTGCTTCAGTTCTGATAAAGCTTGGAATGAGAAATAAAGGTGCTATTACTGTCAATATTATCAGACTTTATATTACAACATCTGTCTATCTCTCAATTTTCTTAATCGCTGGCAAGTATAAAGGGATACTATCCCTTTCTCCTGAGATAATTTTGGTAACATTTATTTCGGGCCTCTTTGGTTTTGTTATAGGGGATTACTTTTATTTTAACGCGCTTAAGCTTATGGGTGTTTCCAAGACCGTCCCAATTACTTCGTCATACCCACTTTGGACAATGCTTTGGGCGTGGATGTTCTTTGGAAAGAAAATCACCACTCAAACTCTCCTTGGAGCACTTTTCATATTTCTGGCAATTGTTATTGTCAGAAAGGGAGGATTAGAGGAACGTCTTAGCCCTAAAGGATTTGTATATGCTATTCTAGCGCCGATTTCTTGGAGCATTGCGATAGTTCTACTTGATTTCTTGTCCTTATATATTGATCCCTTTTCACTTGCAGGGCTTAGAATGATATCTGCCGCAATAGGAATCAGTGTCTTCTTACCAAAGCATTCAAAGGAACTCAAAGTGGTAACTAAAAATGAAATAGGGGTTCTTTCTGGAGCTGCATTGGTCGGATTAATAATTGGACAATATGCTTTTGTAAAATCCGTTAGTTTTGTTGGTTCTCATATTTCAACACCTATCAGCGCCATAAATCCAATCATATCTTCTCTTCTGGCAGTTACGCTCCTAAAGGAGCCACCAAACAGCAAGATTTTTGTTGGATTAATATTGGCAGTTGTGGGGGTCGTTTTAATAAGCACTGTTCATTAA
- a CDS encoding DHH family phosphoesterase, with amino-acid sequence MRVLILGGGSIGRSVAQALKGEFEVIIIEQNEIRAKSLSESGFHVIQGDFSYTASLLKAGIEKVDLVVITIMDVNGIKKTIQAIRNNNSEVPILVLIPDDTTVKEIISQIKKEFETDVKIDYAVSPKAATIKVIVDTVKNLGKKKNATLLSKKLSEIKQKSDSLLIVMHDNPDPDAMASAVALQVIAQNTGLKSTIVYGGEITHHENRAFVNLLGLDIRKVSPGSYEVKRHSTIALVDCQPNGNLSILDDEDLKKVEILIDHHQLLQNLEEMLPRDAFVDVRPDVNSTASIMAEYLQSLNMEVNGTLGTSLFYGIYTDTKKFSKFSTADLDALEFLAGKVDYEILERIEYPDISVETAEVLARAIINRKTFKNVIISNVGFITDRDAIAESADFLLRLEGVNTVLVFGIVDDRIEISARTRDIRINVGKVLKEAFTDIGSAGGHAQSGGARIHLGIFKLAKDKNSLLKLVEEAITEKFLEALNVKEA; translated from the coding sequence ATGAGGGTGTTGATCTTAGGTGGTGGAAGTATAGGGAGAAGTGTTGCACAGGCTCTGAAAGGTGAATTCGAAGTTATTATCATAGAACAAAATGAAATTCGAGCAAAATCTCTTAGTGAAAGCGGATTTCACGTTATTCAAGGTGATTTTTCATACACAGCTTCCCTTTTGAAGGCCGGAATTGAAAAAGTAGATCTTGTTGTGATAACTATAATGGATGTCAATGGAATAAAAAAGACCATTCAGGCAATAAGAAATAATAATTCTGAAGTTCCAATACTTGTTTTAATCCCGGATGATACAACTGTAAAGGAGATTATATCCCAGATAAAGAAAGAATTTGAAACAGATGTTAAGATTGATTATGCCGTTTCCCCAAAAGCAGCCACAATTAAAGTTATAGTGGACACAGTTAAGAATCTCGGTAAAAAGAAAAATGCAACCTTATTATCTAAAAAACTCTCAGAAATAAAACAAAAAAGTGATTCTCTCTTAATAGTGATGCACGACAATCCCGATCCAGATGCAATGGCCAGTGCTGTTGCTCTTCAAGTTATCGCTCAAAATACAGGACTTAAAAGTACAATAGTATATGGTGGTGAGATAACTCATCATGAGAATAGGGCATTTGTTAACCTACTTGGCTTAGATATACGAAAAGTTTCTCCTGGTTCCTATGAAGTCAAAAGGCATTCTACGATAGCATTAGTTGATTGTCAACCAAATGGAAATCTTAGTATTTTGGATGATGAGGACCTGAAAAAAGTAGAGATATTAATAGATCACCACCAACTTTTGCAAAATTTGGAAGAAATGCTTCCTAGAGATGCATTTGTTGATGTACGCCCTGACGTTAATTCCACAGCTTCTATAATGGCAGAATACCTTCAAAGCCTTAACATGGAGGTGAATGGTACTTTAGGAACCAGCCTCTTCTATGGTATATACACAGATACCAAAAAGTTTTCAAAATTTAGTACTGCAGATCTTGATGCACTGGAATTCCTAGCAGGAAAGGTAGATTATGAAATTTTGGAAAGAATAGAGTATCCTGACATTTCTGTAGAGACTGCAGAGGTTCTGGCAAGAGCTATCATAAACAGAAAGACTTTTAAAAACGTTATTATTTCGAATGTTGGGTTTATAACAGATAGAGATGCCATTGCAGAGTCGGCAGATTTTCTGCTCAGACTTGAGGGTGTGAATACAGTTCTAGTATTTGGAATAGTTGATGACAGGATTGAAATATCTGCTAGGACACGGGATATAAGGATCAATGTAGGAAAAGTCTTGAAAGAAGCTTTTACAGACATCGGAAGTGCTGGCGGCCATGCACAATCAGGAGGAGCTAGAATTCATCTTGGAATATTCAAACTTGCCAAGGATAAAAACTCCCTCTTAAAATTAGTAGAAGAAGCAATAACAGAGAAGTTCCTAGAGGCACTTAACGTGAAAGAGGCCTAG
- a CDS encoding Lrp/AsnC family transcriptional regulator, which translates to MKTKIDLDKIDIKLLSMLQEDSNISIRELSKTVNLKMSELHKRIKRLEENGVIKKFTVLLNPEKLGFNLTAFMLAKIEGKNSSYVINKLIKNPHVLEVYKVTGDYDMLLKVKFKSINEFHEFLDTIAKIEEIVDSTSMVVLKIHKEVVEIPLRSEEFKL; encoded by the coding sequence ATGAAGACTAAAATCGATCTTGATAAAATAGATATCAAACTTCTCTCCATGCTACAAGAGGATAGTAATATATCTATTCGAGAGTTATCTAAAACTGTTAACTTAAAAATGTCAGAATTACACAAACGAATAAAAAGATTAGAGGAAAATGGAGTAATTAAAAAATTCACAGTACTTTTAAATCCCGAAAAATTGGGATTTAATCTGACTGCGTTTATGTTAGCGAAAATTGAAGGCAAGAATAGTAGTTATGTTATTAACAAACTTATAAAAAATCCACACGTGTTAGAGGTTTATAAAGTGACTGGGGATTATGACATGCTTTTAAAAGTTAAATTTAAATCCATTAACGAATTTCATGAATTTCTCGATACCATTGCAAAGATAGAAGAGATTGTAGATAGTACCAGTATGGTTGTTTTAAAAATTCATAAAGAGGTTGTAGAAATACCCCTACGGTCTGAGGAATTCAAATTATAA
- a CDS encoding sodium:solute symporter family protein: MIDEAIFALYMLVLLGIGIWTYTRAKTVEEFFVAGRRLKTWLATATIAATWIGGGITIGVAAKAYAGKGISLWATTLGLGSTLILVGLFYAKPLRKMKLLTLADFFSERFGGKKGLSGTVGFILALAYIFAITAQIVAGARLIQVVLGWDYKTAAIVSGLIVTFYTILGGLWSVSLTDFIQLILVFVGVFGALIIGINAVGFEATVTKAEELGLLDFGKIILAFDFWALFIVFALGDIPAPDLMQRIFGSDSEKTAQISSLLGGISYYVMGILALLLGSIAAVKFPNLSDPELALPMLVKSMLPAGISGLALAGLMAAVMSNADSMLLAPGTLIAKNIYRDIINPQASDEDVLKVSRISLLVIGIFALILSTTRSGIVEWLYLAWDVIFATAFFPLTLGLWWDKTTYKGAFAGVVGGGIARIILEALTLSGAISQWWVASLGAPLISLVLTIALSFTSE, translated from the coding sequence GTGATAGATGAAGCAATATTTGCTCTATATATGCTGGTGCTTTTGGGAATAGGAATTTGGACATACACAAGAGCTAAAACAGTCGAGGAATTTTTTGTCGCTGGTAGGAGACTAAAAACATGGTTAGCTACTGCAACAATCGCTGCTACTTGGATTGGAGGAGGAATCACCATTGGAGTCGCTGCTAAGGCATATGCCGGTAAAGGTATTTCCCTATGGGCAACCACACTTGGTCTTGGGAGTACTTTGATTCTCGTGGGTCTGTTTTATGCAAAGCCTTTGAGAAAAATGAAGCTATTAACTCTTGCGGATTTCTTTTCCGAGAGATTTGGAGGCAAAAAAGGTCTTAGCGGAACTGTAGGGTTCATTCTAGCATTGGCATACATTTTTGCTATCACTGCCCAAATAGTTGCCGGAGCTAGACTCATTCAAGTGGTTTTAGGATGGGACTATAAAACAGCAGCTATAGTCTCAGGGTTGATTGTCACGTTTTACACTATTCTAGGAGGACTTTGGTCAGTATCGCTAACAGATTTTATCCAGTTGATCCTAGTCTTCGTAGGTGTCTTTGGTGCACTCATAATAGGAATTAATGCAGTCGGATTTGAAGCAACAGTTACCAAAGCAGAAGAGCTTGGGCTATTAGACTTTGGAAAAATAATTTTAGCATTTGACTTTTGGGCTCTTTTCATAGTGTTTGCTTTAGGAGATATTCCCGCGCCAGACTTAATGCAAAGGATCTTTGGATCAGATAGTGAAAAAACTGCTCAAATATCCTCCCTTCTGGGTGGAATATCATATTATGTGATGGGTATTCTCGCATTGTTGTTAGGTTCAATAGCTGCAGTGAAATTCCCAAACCTAAGTGATCCAGAACTTGCATTACCAATGCTTGTAAAATCTATGCTACCAGCGGGCATATCGGGCTTGGCACTTGCTGGCCTAATGGCAGCTGTCATGAGTAATGCAGATAGTATGCTCCTAGCCCCAGGAACTTTAATTGCAAAAAACATATACAGAGACATTATTAATCCTCAAGCTAGTGATGAAGATGTCCTAAAAGTTTCTAGAATTTCCTTACTTGTCATAGGGATCTTTGCACTTATTTTATCTACTACAAGGTCAGGAATAGTAGAGTGGCTATATTTAGCATGGGACGTCATATTTGCTACAGCTTTCTTCCCGCTGACTCTTGGTCTCTGGTGGGACAAAACCACATATAAAGGAGCATTTGCAGGAGTAGTAGGAGGAGGTATTGCAAGAATTATCTTGGAAGCATTGACTCTTTCAGGTGCAATCTCACAGTGGTGGGTCGCAAGTTTAGGAGCCCCATTAATTAGCTTGGTTCTTACAATAGCCCTTTCGTTCACTTCTGAATGA